One Moorella sp. E308F genomic region harbors:
- the fusA gene encoding elongation factor G, which translates to MKVYPSTNIRNVGIVAHGGAGKTSLTEALLYNTGATKRLGRVDEGNTVTDYHPEEIKRKVTINTSLAFAEWQDHKINILDTPGYSDFFGDVVSALRVVDSVLVVVSAVAGVEVQTEVVWEEAEARHLPRLAYVNKMDRENANFQKAVESMRERLSGRIVPVQLPIGAAETFSGVIDILNQKAYTYNDNGNEKEGPVPAEYADEVASLREALVEAAAEGDDELLMKYLEGEELTPDEVRLGLKKAIAEGKVVPVLCGSALKNMGVKPLLDYIVDYLPSPVDVAGKTAAELEKESLAALVFKTLADPYVGRLSMFRVYSGILKSDSSVYNANRESEEKIGQLFALQGKNQVAVAEMRPGDMGAVAKLQVTTTGDTLSAKADPVQLEGINFPEPTLPVAIRPKSKGDEDKLSNALARLLEEDPTLRLSKNTETRETILTGMGESHLDITLERLQRKFGVEVEMSTPRVPYRETIRTSVTRVEGKHKKQTGGHGQYGHVFIDMAPLPDKEFEFTETIFGGAVPRQYIPAVEKGIREAMQEGILAGYPVTNIKVNLADGSYHTVDSSEMAFKIAAGIAFRKAVEQAKPVLLEPIMNVEITVPEQFMGDIMGDLNSRRGRILGMEPKGKNQVIRAQVPLAEMYRYAINLKSITQGRGHFKMDFAQYEEVPANIAEKIIQEARREKEE; encoded by the coding sequence AAGCGTTTGGGCCGGGTGGACGAGGGCAACACCGTAACCGACTACCACCCGGAAGAAATCAAACGCAAGGTAACCATTAATACCTCCCTCGCTTTTGCCGAGTGGCAGGATCATAAGATAAATATCCTCGATACGCCGGGTTACAGCGATTTCTTTGGCGATGTGGTAAGTGCCTTACGGGTAGTTGATAGTGTGCTGGTAGTTGTCAGCGCCGTAGCGGGCGTGGAAGTGCAGACGGAGGTTGTCTGGGAAGAAGCCGAGGCCCGTCACCTGCCGCGGCTGGCCTATGTTAATAAAATGGACCGGGAAAACGCCAATTTCCAGAAGGCCGTAGAATCCATGCGGGAACGTTTGAGCGGTCGTATTGTCCCCGTCCAGCTACCCATAGGAGCCGCCGAAACTTTTAGCGGTGTCATCGATATTCTAAATCAAAAGGCCTACACCTATAACGATAACGGCAATGAAAAAGAGGGCCCCGTCCCGGCGGAATACGCCGACGAAGTTGCTTCTTTACGGGAAGCCCTGGTCGAGGCTGCGGCCGAAGGCGATGACGAACTTTTAATGAAATACCTGGAAGGCGAGGAACTTACGCCGGATGAGGTGCGCCTGGGTCTTAAAAAAGCCATTGCCGAAGGAAAAGTGGTCCCGGTCCTGTGCGGTTCAGCCCTGAAAAATATGGGGGTTAAACCCTTGCTAGACTATATTGTGGACTATTTACCTTCGCCCGTAGACGTGGCCGGTAAAACAGCGGCCGAACTGGAAAAGGAAAGCCTGGCCGCCCTGGTATTTAAAACCCTGGCCGATCCCTATGTCGGCAGGTTAAGTATGTTCCGGGTTTACAGTGGTATCCTGAAATCTGATTCCAGTGTTTACAACGCCAACCGGGAAAGCGAAGAAAAAATCGGCCAACTTTTTGCCCTCCAGGGCAAAAACCAGGTAGCCGTGGCCGAAATGCGGCCGGGGGACATGGGGGCCGTTGCCAAATTACAGGTAACTACTACCGGTGATACCCTCAGCGCCAAAGCCGACCCGGTCCAACTGGAAGGAATCAACTTCCCCGAACCAACCCTTCCTGTAGCCATCAGACCTAAAAGTAAAGGTGACGAAGATAAGCTCAGCAATGCCCTGGCAAGGCTACTGGAAGAAGACCCGACCCTGCGCCTGAGCAAAAATACAGAGACCAGGGAAACCATTCTCACCGGTATGGGCGAGTCCCACCTGGACATTACATTGGAGCGCCTGCAGCGGAAATTCGGTGTCGAAGTGGAAATGAGCACACCCAGGGTACCCTACCGGGAAACCATTCGCACCAGTGTTACCAGGGTGGAAGGCAAGCACAAGAAACAAACGGGCGGTCACGGCCAGTACGGGCATGTCTTTATCGACATGGCCCCCCTGCCCGACAAGGAATTTGAGTTTACCGAAACCATCTTCGGCGGTGCCGTGCCACGGCAGTATATCCCAGCCGTAGAGAAGGGCATCAGGGAAGCCATGCAGGAAGGGATCCTGGCCGGCTACCCGGTTACCAATATTAAGGTCAACCTGGCCGACGGTTCATACCATACGGTCGACTCCTCGGAAATGGCCTTTAAGATTGCCGCCGGGATAGCATTCCGCAAGGCCGTCGAACAGGCCAAGCCGGTACTGCTGGAGCCTATCATGAACGTTGAAATTACCGTGCCCGAACAGTTCATGGGTGACATCATGGGCGATTTAAATAGCCGCCGGGGACGAATTCTTGGAATGGAGCCGAAGGGCAAAAACCAGGTAATCCGCGCCCAGGTACCCCTGGCAGAAATGTACCGTTACGCTATCAACTTGAAGTCTATCACCCAGGGCCGCGGCCACTTTAAAATGGATTTTGCCCAGTACGAAGAAGTCCCGGCCAATATTGCCGAAAAGATTATCCAGGAAGCCAGGCGAGAAAAGGAAGAGTAG